Proteins encoded in a region of the Veillonella parvula genome:
- a CDS encoding phage major capsid protein: MNEKERELRQKMAAKNEEIRGLMNEGKLDDAEQATEELRRLKRELQIETTLGENSVDTVPPEARQHQNHDNDIDVNQIMARALRGNQLSKEENEVLVRASTLNEGTGKDGGFIVPKDVQTTINELKRTLNPLDELVRIEKVATMSGERTYEKLSTMTAFPNVAELANIANLETPEFNRIEYKVQKYAGILPISSELLADTDQNLLNYLYRWLAKKDTITRNTEIAKLINTLTKKPITGIDGLKDVLNVDLDPAIALTSILLTNQDGYNYLDKLKDTQGHYLLQPNPLNPTEKMLSGKVVKVVSNKVLPTDTSGSGKNAPVIIGDLTETITLFDREAITLLGTNIGGNAFVTDGYNIRGTLRFDTKIVDNEAAVFGQLKLA; the protein is encoded by the coding sequence ATGAACGAAAAAGAACGTGAATTACGCCAAAAGATGGCAGCAAAAAATGAAGAAATCCGTGGCCTAATGAATGAAGGTAAACTGGATGATGCGGAGCAAGCAACAGAAGAATTGCGCCGCTTAAAACGTGAATTACAAATAGAAACTACACTGGGTGAAAACAGTGTAGATACTGTACCACCAGAAGCACGTCAACATCAAAATCATGATAATGATATTGATGTAAATCAAATCATGGCTCGTGCTTTGCGTGGCAATCAATTGTCTAAAGAAGAAAATGAAGTATTGGTGCGTGCTAGCACATTGAATGAAGGAACTGGTAAAGATGGTGGGTTTATTGTTCCTAAAGATGTACAAACAACTATTAATGAATTGAAACGAACATTAAATCCATTGGATGAATTAGTACGAATTGAAAAGGTTGCCACTATGAGTGGTGAGCGAACTTATGAAAAGCTTTCCACCATGACAGCATTCCCAAATGTAGCTGAACTAGCAAACATTGCAAATTTGGAAACTCCAGAATTCAATCGCATTGAATACAAAGTTCAAAAATATGCAGGCATTTTGCCAATTTCTAGTGAGCTATTAGCAGATACAGACCAAAACTTATTGAATTATTTGTATCGTTGGTTGGCTAAAAAGGATACGATTACACGTAATACAGAAATCGCTAAATTAATTAATACGCTTACGAAAAAACCAATTACAGGTATTGATGGATTAAAAGACGTTTTAAATGTTGACTTAGATCCAGCAATTGCATTGACTTCTATTCTTTTAACTAACCAAGATGGGTATAATTACCTTGATAAATTGAAAGATACACAAGGTCATTATTTATTGCAACCGAACCCATTAAATCCAACTGAAAAGATGTTAAGTGGTAAAGTGGTTAAAGTGGTAAGTAATAAGGTATTACCTACAGATACTAGCGGTAGCGGCAAAAATGCACCAGTTATTATTGGGGATTTAACAGAGACAATTACATTGTTTGACCGTGAAGCGATTACCTTGTTAGGTACAAATATTGGTGGTAATGCATTTGTAACAGATGGTTACAATATCCGTGGTACACTTCGTTTTGATACAAAAATTGTAGATAATGAAGCAGCTGTATTTGGTCAATTGAAATTGGCATAA
- a CDS encoding MmcB family DNA repair protein, whose amino-acid sequence MTEEEMQKKLGKHLFLKNITIPNITMHGDGKGEYEADLIYFNLKARVVTEIEIKVSIQDFRADFKKKRYHDHLHVSYLYYAVPQDLYEDHKDEIESLLGDAGLIVVNISNNKREDARYIKRAKKRKDVKALNESEVINYLRIGCMKWVNR is encoded by the coding sequence ATGACGGAAGAGGAAATGCAAAAGAAGTTAGGAAAGCATTTATTCTTAAAGAATATAACTATTCCTAATATAACAATGCATGGAGATGGGAAAGGGGAATATGAAGCAGATTTAATCTACTTCAATCTTAAAGCAAGAGTTGTTACTGAAATAGAAATTAAGGTAAGCATTCAAGATTTTAGAGCAGATTTTAAGAAGAAAAGATACCATGATCATTTACATGTAAGCTATTTGTATTATGCAGTACCACAAGACCTGTATGAAGACCATAAGGATGAAATAGAAAGCCTATTAGGTGATGCGGGATTAATAGTGGTCAATATATCTAATAATAAAAGAGAAGATGCCAGATATATTAAAAGGGCAAAGAAGCGCAAAGATGTAAAGGCATTAAATGAAAGTGAAGTAATTAACTATTTAAGGATTGGTTGTATGAAGTGGGTGAACAGATGA
- a CDS encoding head-tail adaptor protein, with amino-acid sequence MLRIGSMKNRIEILRQTIEPDGQGGFKKEKPRRIATVWAAILKPRFWDGDSGKGPTTAITQGIQIRPLKAIDTDCIIRYRNTNYEILDIEYNTDSYILTCQAIKKR; translated from the coding sequence ATGTTACGGATTGGATCTATGAAGAACCGTATAGAAATATTACGGCAGACCATAGAGCCGGATGGACAAGGTGGGTTTAAAAAAGAAAAACCACGTAGAATTGCCACGGTATGGGCCGCTATTTTAAAACCAAGATTTTGGGATGGTGATAGTGGGAAAGGTCCTACTACAGCAATTACACAAGGTATACAGATACGACCGTTAAAAGCAATTGATACTGATTGTATTATTAGGTACCGTAATACAAATTATGAAATATTAGACATAGAGTATAATACGGATTCTTATATATTGACATGTCAGGCAATCAAGAAACGGTAG
- a CDS encoding terminase produces the protein MADGNKRHLTKAEIEHRKNTEIRFGNDKLVCPKHIKNDKIAYAKWKELIRLYKDFDFVASGDVGMLGRYCMAYSEYMDLLERRTTVCQLMPKVDDDENEIIKDQLDAGNVHPKRIQKMIEKYEYILSFGGIISLDKAINAKMDALVKMEDRLFLNPLAKIKNVPKKPPEEEKTELDQNGFGDI, from the coding sequence ATGGCTGATGGGAACAAACGACATTTAACAAAAGCCGAAATTGAACATAGAAAAAACACAGAAATACGTTTTGGAAATGATAAATTAGTATGTCCAAAACATATAAAAAATGACAAAATTGCATATGCAAAATGGAAAGAATTAATAAGGCTATATAAAGATTTTGATTTTGTAGCATCTGGAGATGTTGGAATGCTCGGCCGCTACTGTATGGCCTATAGTGAGTATATGGATTTACTAGAACGTAGGACAACGGTATGTCAGTTGATGCCTAAAGTTGACGATGATGAGAATGAAATAATTAAAGATCAATTAGACGCTGGAAATGTACATCCAAAACGTATTCAGAAGATGATAGAGAAATATGAATATATATTATCATTTGGTGGAATAATTTCATTAGATAAGGCCATTAATGCGAAGATGGATGCATTGGTTAAAATGGAAGATAGATTATTCTTGAATCCATTGGCTAAAATTAAAAATGTACCTAAGAAACCACCAGAGGAAGAAAAAACAGAATTAGATCAGAATGGATTTGGTGATATATGA
- a CDS encoding DUF3168 domain-containing protein, which yields MKIKTIPFNAVQKAFYKLLSEGQTAPVYDRIPAGDEEMPYIWLGEFHGVPVEDNKTHTVHRISQQIDIWSNQPGKKEVNEILNDVATLVRHYQLPLEGFKQVGDAHISLYQAIGERYEDKTSAYHGIMMIEYTIEEID from the coding sequence ATGAAAATAAAAACTATTCCATTTAATGCTGTACAAAAAGCATTTTATAAATTGCTGTCAGAAGGGCAGACGGCTCCTGTATATGATCGTATCCCTGCAGGGGATGAAGAAATGCCGTATATTTGGTTGGGTGAATTTCATGGTGTACCTGTAGAGGATAATAAAACACATACGGTACATAGAATTAGCCAGCAAATAGATATATGGAGTAATCAACCTGGTAAGAAAGAGGTTAATGAAATTCTGAATGATGTAGCTACATTAGTTAGACATTACCAATTACCACTTGAAGGGTTTAAACAGGTTGGTGATGCTCATATATCTTTATATCAGGCAATAGGGGAACGATACGAAGATAAGACTAGTGCTTATCACGGAATCATGATGATTGAGTACACAATTGAAGAAATTGATTAG
- a CDS encoding head-tail connector protein, which produces MQKLLDDVKEYLRVDSNDENTVIENYIEAAKTYIENGTGKAFDEKNSQMLLVVKMLCGHWYDNRNVVGGGGELPFTITSLLLQIEHKKEG; this is translated from the coding sequence ATGCAAAAGTTACTGGATGATGTAAAAGAATATTTACGGGTAGACAGTAATGATGAAAATACAGTAATTGAAAATTATATTGAAGCAGCAAAAACATATATAGAGAACGGCACAGGGAAAGCATTTGACGAAAAAAATAGTCAAATGCTTTTAGTCGTTAAGATGTTATGTGGGCATTGGTATGATAACCGAAATGTAGTAGGCGGTGGTGGTGAACTACCGTTTACTATTACTTCATTATTACTGCAAATTGAACATAAGAAAGAGGGGTAA
- a CDS encoding HNH endonuclease signature motif containing protein, with translation MKRARHECRYPGCHELTTDRYCEKHKVKQDNTRLSAHARGYTSKWDKARKVFLAEHPTCECAECKASGNPLAANVVDHIIPHRGDMRLFWDRNNWQAMNKRCHDKKTARENGGFGNIAKR, from the coding sequence ATGAAAAGAGCAAGGCATGAATGCAGGTATCCTGGATGTCATGAATTAACAACAGATAGATATTGTGAAAAGCATAAAGTTAAGCAAGATAATACAAGACTATCTGCACATGCTAGAGGATATACCTCTAAATGGGATAAAGCTAGGAAAGTATTTCTTGCGGAACATCCAACATGTGAATGCGCTGAATGCAAGGCATCAGGCAATCCATTGGCAGCGAATGTAGTGGATCATATCATTCCTCATAGAGGAGATATGAGATTGTTTTGGGATAGAAACAATTGGCAAGCTATGAATAAACGCTGTCATGATAAGAAAACAGCAAGAGAGAATGGCGGCTTTGGTAATATAGCTAAACGATAA
- a CDS encoding HK97 family phage prohead protease — protein MDKERRTLQTKIEIRKVENDNGELPYIEGYALKFGTRSENMGGFVEMLSKNCLDNTDMNNVVALYNHDESYPLARNTVPSGAGSLELKVDDTGLYFRLTPTETTYAKDLITNLDAGVVGQCSFAFSLAPSGSEWIWDEDDKVYIRTITAIKRLWDVSIVTTPAYPDTEADTAKRDLEEFKRTQQNELDEVRKRKLAIELELLEG, from the coding sequence ATGGACAAGGAACGGAGAACACTTCAGACCAAGATAGAAATCCGGAAGGTGGAGAATGATAACGGTGAGTTACCATATATCGAAGGTTATGCATTGAAGTTTGGAACTCGGTCAGAAAATATGGGTGGCTTTGTGGAAATGTTATCTAAAAACTGTTTGGATAATACAGACATGAATAATGTCGTTGCTTTGTATAACCATGATGAAAGTTATCCATTGGCACGTAATACTGTGCCATCAGGGGCGGGGTCATTGGAGCTTAAAGTTGATGACACTGGTTTGTATTTTAGATTAACACCAACGGAAACAACATATGCAAAAGATTTAATTACAAATCTTGATGCGGGTGTTGTAGGTCAATGCTCATTTGCATTTTCATTGGCTCCAAGTGGTTCTGAATGGATATGGGATGAAGATGATAAGGTATACATTCGAACAATTACGGCGATCAAACGCTTATGGGATGTTTCGATTGTTACGACACCGGCATATCCAGATACAGAAGCAGATACGGCAAAACGTGATTTGGAAGAGTTCAAAAGGACTCAACAAAATGAACTAGATGAAGTTCGAAAACGCAAATTAGCAATTGAATTAGAATTATTGGAGGGATAA
- a CDS encoding HK97 gp10 family phage protein → MAFVKADISNATYKAMRDIHNYNSETQERIKEVTRNKTHEVLTVAIQLAPYRTGKFKGTIREEIKTHSQGIYGRVFTNSPVAHLIEFGTKGHVVMPKKKKALAPGAAGWFMTNATIPAISAKPFMKPAMDKVRPTIEGAIKVAIKK, encoded by the coding sequence ATGGCATTTGTAAAAGCTGATATATCTAATGCTACTTATAAGGCAATGCGAGATATTCATAATTATAATTCTGAAACACAAGAACGAATTAAAGAAGTAACAAGGAATAAAACGCATGAAGTATTAACTGTAGCAATTCAATTGGCACCTTATAGAACTGGTAAATTTAAAGGGACAATAAGGGAAGAGATTAAAACACATAGTCAAGGTATCTATGGACGGGTATTCACAAATTCACCGGTAGCACATTTAATTGAATTTGGCACAAAGGGGCATGTAGTAATGCCCAAAAAGAAAAAAGCATTAGCACCAGGAGCAGCCGGCTGGTTTATGACTAATGCTACAATTCCTGCAATATCTGCAAAGCCATTTATGAAACCGGCTATGGATAAGGTTCGTCCAACGATTGAAGGTGCAATTAAGGTGGCAATAAAGAAATGA
- a CDS encoding phage tail tube protein has translation MALTQEQITALPVAPSDTKAVAGKDTLLYIASKQTPLTWLLVGGQKNSPLKEQADSLDGSDKSSGGWKKGIPGMKSWSIEYDGLYVLNDNAVDILRYSFREGKAVYVRVEYPDGSYKQGWANTTSFEDNNSSDAIQTLKVSLTGYGAISDLIAIGEVKITSPTAAFSKAAAADKTVAVTPTDITIRTVTDDTGTVLVFGKDYEFAEGTLTLKKEYLKNMTVGNHVLEAKFAAKTISITVNVTA, from the coding sequence ATGGCATTAACACAAGAGCAAATTACTGCACTACCAGTGGCACCTAGTGATACAAAGGCGGTAGCTGGTAAAGATACGTTATTGTATATTGCATCTAAACAAACACCATTAACATGGTTATTGGTTGGTGGTCAAAAGAACTCACCACTTAAAGAACAAGCAGACTCCTTGGATGGTTCTGATAAATCTAGTGGCGGTTGGAAAAAAGGCATCCCTGGTATGAAGTCCTGGAGCATCGAATATGATGGTCTATACGTGTTAAATGACAATGCAGTGGATATCTTGCGCTATTCATTCCGTGAAGGTAAAGCCGTGTATGTACGTGTAGAATATCCGGACGGTTCTTACAAACAAGGTTGGGCGAATACAACATCTTTTGAAGATAATAACTCTTCTGATGCAATTCAAACATTAAAGGTATCCTTAACAGGGTATGGCGCAATTAGCGATTTGATTGCGATTGGTGAAGTTAAAATTACATCTCCTACAGCTGCATTCTCTAAAGCAGCTGCAGCAGATAAAACTGTAGCGGTGACACCAACAGACATTACAATTCGTACTGTAACTGATGATACTGGTACTGTATTGGTATTCGGAAAGGACTACGAATTTGCAGAAGGTACCTTAACCTTGAAAAAAGAATACCTTAAAAATATGACAGTAGGTAATCATGTACTTGAAGCAAAATTTGCAGCAAAGACAATTTCTATCACAGTAAATGTAACAGCATAA
- a CDS encoding terminase large subunit, translating into MTIKEELIQYAKDCINDTKHCCQKHRWACERFLRDISREGTDEFPYIFDDAKAERFYKWASLHKHTKGVLVNTPIIFTPIQRFIFGNIYGWIHKDTGYRRFTKAYWQVGRKNAKSQSLGLVGDYELMALGEDNSEVYIGATKTLQAKIIYNEVLAMLKKSSALFKGKWKEAYSTIVHIKSNSIMRALSKDDGKTGDGLNPQCGLIDEYHAHPTDEILEVIKTGMIARRQPLLFIITTAGNNLGGPCYRIEYPLVSQILNPDIEFDIPDYFCMVNELDRDEEGNLIDDINDEECWIKANPIAATYEVGLKNIRSNYMSAIKSPEKMVSFMTKNMNIWVKQSAQSYIDMAKWKARGRLNEDFENDLGISLYGYDAYVGIDVSKTIDLTAAGIVIPVDINNSKKFITLAHGFIPEETVQTKERTDKIPYRLWSERGWLTITPGEIVDYRFMTKWIEETLNKYGLNIKDVCYDPYNATHYTQELESNKGWGIVEIRQGIITLSEPTKSFRAETYQGNILHPTNDLLDWAISNAVTKVDAQENIMLDKAKSTERIDPIAAVINAYTRAKVAADDDLSMYIMSDEFSL; encoded by the coding sequence ATGACAATAAAGGAAGAGTTAATACAATATGCTAAAGACTGTATTAATGACACCAAGCATTGTTGCCAGAAACATAGATGGGCATGTGAAAGATTTCTGAGGGATATAAGTCGTGAAGGAACGGATGAATTCCCTTATATCTTTGATGATGCAAAAGCAGAGAGATTTTATAAATGGGCAAGTTTACATAAGCATACTAAAGGTGTGCTAGTAAATACGCCCATTATTTTTACACCAATACAGCGCTTTATATTTGGTAATATTTATGGATGGATTCATAAAGATACTGGGTATAGACGATTTACAAAAGCATATTGGCAAGTGGGAAGGAAAAATGCAAAATCTCAATCATTAGGTCTAGTTGGTGATTATGAATTAATGGCACTTGGTGAAGATAATTCAGAAGTTTATATTGGTGCGACTAAAACGCTCCAGGCAAAAATCATTTACAATGAAGTATTGGCAATGCTTAAAAAATCAAGTGCTTTGTTTAAAGGCAAATGGAAAGAAGCATATAGTACGATTGTACATATTAAAAGTAATTCAATAATGCGTGCATTGTCTAAAGATGATGGAAAAACTGGTGATGGTTTAAATCCACAATGTGGACTGATTGATGAATATCATGCGCATCCAACAGATGAAATATTGGAAGTTATTAAGACAGGGATGATTGCACGGCGCCAACCTTTATTGTTTATTATTACAACAGCCGGTAATAATTTAGGTGGGCCTTGCTACAGAATTGAATATCCATTAGTAAGTCAAATCTTAAATCCGGATATCGAATTTGATATTCCGGATTATTTTTGTATGGTGAATGAATTAGACCGAGATGAAGAAGGGAATCTAATCGATGATATAAACGATGAAGAGTGCTGGATAAAAGCCAATCCAATTGCAGCTACATATGAGGTAGGATTAAAGAATATCAGAAGTAATTATATGTCAGCGATAAAGAGCCCAGAAAAGATGGTGTCATTTATGACTAAGAATATGAATATATGGGTTAAACAATCAGCGCAGTCATATATTGATATGGCAAAATGGAAGGCACGAGGAAGATTAAATGAGGACTTTGAAAACGATTTAGGAATATCACTATATGGATATGATGCATATGTAGGTATTGACGTATCAAAAACAATTGACCTTACAGCTGCTGGGATAGTAATCCCGGTAGATATTAATAACAGTAAGAAATTTATTACTTTAGCACACGGTTTTATACCAGAGGAAACAGTACAAACAAAAGAACGAACAGATAAAATTCCATATAGACTATGGAGTGAAAGAGGATGGCTAACAATTACTCCAGGTGAAATTGTTGATTATCGATTTATGACTAAGTGGATTGAAGAAACATTGAATAAATATGGATTAAATATTAAAGATGTTTGTTATGATCCATATAATGCTACTCACTATACCCAAGAATTAGAATCAAATAAGGGATGGGGAATTGTAGAAATCAGACAAGGTATTATTACATTGTCTGAACCTACAAAGTCATTCAGAGCAGAAACATATCAAGGCAATATATTGCACCCAACTAATGATTTATTAGATTGGGCAATTAGTAATGCTGTAACTAAAGTTGATGCTCAAGAAAATATTATGTTAGATAAAGCCAAAAGTACTGAACGAATTGACCCAATAGCAGCCGTAATAAATGCTTACACAAGGGCAAAAGTAGCGGCTGATGATGATTTAAGTATGTACATAATGAGTGATGAGTTTAGTCTATAG
- a CDS encoding phage portal protein, whose amino-acid sequence MILRKFIEKRDGYMQPNHVDADSIIDFLGTSTNKFMRVSDVIKNSNVFACVSILADDLAKLPIHTYYGDGDRTKGMKHPVAELLYTRPNHLMSAFTLKQTLQMHVGLYGNAFAFIDWGNDGFPKAIWPLEPSSTVPYLDVKTGRLTYQTQTLQGETITLQPSDVLHFKTMARDGIVGKAPWRTLVDELRGQNSTKEFISNFYKNGTLVSGVLQTDSKINQEAKDKLRKDFASRYASPDNAGKTVVLDMGLKFQTIGMQLDQAQFIETQKFGINEVAKVYRVPPHKLAQLDRATYANAEAMGLEYIKSTLLPIFMQWEQELNYKLFTKIERQQYYVKFNADAELRGDSKSRAEYYTKMIQTGVYTLNEVRAMEEQKPMNDGMGDKHFISLNYTTTDNLEKLQLAKIKAGEDLTVKGGEGNGQGTENTSDQDRNPEGGE is encoded by the coding sequence TTGATACTAAGAAAATTTATTGAAAAAAGGGATGGCTATATGCAGCCTAATCATGTTGATGCGGATTCAATTATAGATTTCTTAGGAACATCAACAAATAAATTTATGCGGGTAAGTGATGTTATAAAAAACTCAAATGTATTTGCCTGTGTCAGTATCTTGGCAGATGATTTAGCAAAACTCCCAATCCATACATATTATGGAGATGGAGATAGAACAAAAGGGATGAAACATCCTGTAGCAGAATTGTTATATACAAGGCCTAACCATTTAATGAGTGCATTTACATTGAAACAAACATTACAAATGCATGTGGGGTTGTATGGCAATGCCTTCGCATTTATAGACTGGGGAAATGATGGATTTCCCAAAGCAATATGGCCATTAGAACCATCATCTACTGTTCCATATTTAGATGTAAAAACTGGGCGATTAACATATCAAACACAAACATTACAAGGTGAAACAATTACATTACAACCATCTGATGTACTGCATTTTAAAACAATGGCTAGAGATGGCATTGTAGGTAAAGCACCATGGAGAACATTGGTTGATGAATTACGAGGGCAGAATTCAACGAAAGAATTTATCAGCAATTTCTACAAGAATGGAACATTAGTATCCGGTGTATTGCAGACAGATTCGAAAATAAATCAAGAAGCAAAGGATAAGTTGAGGAAAGATTTTGCAAGCCGATATGCGAGTCCAGATAATGCTGGTAAAACAGTTGTATTGGATATGGGTTTAAAATTTCAGACCATAGGTATGCAGCTTGATCAAGCACAATTTATTGAGACGCAAAAATTTGGGATTAATGAAGTGGCTAAAGTTTACCGGGTACCTCCTCATAAATTAGCACAACTAGATAGAGCAACCTATGCAAATGCGGAAGCAATGGGGCTTGAATATATCAAGTCAACACTGCTTCCTATTTTTATGCAATGGGAACAAGAACTAAATTACAAACTATTTACCAAAATAGAACGGCAACAATATTATGTAAAGTTTAATGCTGATGCGGAACTTCGAGGAGATAGTAAGTCTAGGGCTGAATACTACACAAAGATGATTCAGACTGGTGTATACACACTAAATGAAGTGCGAGCCATGGAAGAGCAAAAGCCTATGAATGATGGCATGGGTGATAAGCATTTTATATCTCTAAATTATACGACTACCGATAATTTGGAGAAATTACAACTGGCAAAAATTAAAGCTGGTGAAGACTTAACAGTGAAAGGAGGTGAGGGGAATGGACAAGGAACGGAGAACACTTCAGACCAAGATAGAAATCCGGAAGGTGGAGAATGA